The proteins below are encoded in one region of Rhizobium sp. ZPR4:
- a CDS encoding hydantoinase/oxoprolinase family protein has translation MAKLAFDTGGTFTDFALLDDRGELHLHKVLSTPHNPAEAVVAGVSELLELHAVSIDKDRLQVLGATTVVTNAVLERKGVETGFVTTDGFQDMLRIRNEGRYDLYDLNIKYPDPLVSRANSFGAEERIAADGEVMTKFSDESVREIAGRLREKGIRSVAVCLLHAYKYPQHEKRVAALLREENPDIFVSISSEVCPEMREFDRASTTVVNAYTRPQMAGHVAHLEREFGRQGIDRQVLWMTSSGGLVPSRRAAELPVRLIESGPAAGAVAAAEFGRVAGETSVLSFDMGGTTAKLCLIPNGEPNVGTDLEVAHYQRFRKGSGFPLKIQSIQMIEIGAGGGSIAAKNPLGLLDVGPHSAGAVPGPAAYQRGGTQPTVTDADILLGYMGTGSFVGGSFKVSREAAHEAMDRLATSLGVSVERCAWGIHDLVNESMSKAAAMHATDLGVDPRSLPMVAFGGAGPVHAYGIARKLGIKRIICPTGAGVSSAIGLLIAPVAVDLSMSHPMPINSWDSDEMNRILDELAAQGGEVVSAAGVAKETITNRFTVDMRHVGQGHEITVTLPDRKLPRDEFLKKLTDNFFKLYRELFGRTVAASVEVITWRLRASGEKDQVTRPHQTQLAEARKGSRQVFFQELGVYAETPVFDHYRLPVNNEIKGPAIVEQRESTAVVGPSGVFHVDASGNLVINIL, from the coding sequence ATGGCAAAACTGGCCTTCGACACTGGCGGTACTTTCACCGACTTCGCGCTGCTCGACGACCGCGGTGAACTGCATCTTCATAAGGTATTGAGCACTCCTCACAATCCGGCTGAAGCTGTGGTTGCCGGCGTTTCGGAACTGCTGGAATTACACGCCGTATCCATCGACAAGGATCGTCTGCAAGTTCTCGGTGCTACGACTGTCGTTACCAATGCCGTTCTCGAACGCAAAGGCGTCGAGACGGGTTTCGTCACGACGGACGGCTTTCAGGACATGCTTCGCATCCGCAACGAGGGCCGATACGATCTCTATGATCTGAACATCAAGTATCCGGATCCTCTCGTCAGCCGTGCAAACAGCTTCGGTGCCGAAGAGCGTATCGCCGCCGACGGCGAGGTAATGACGAAGTTCAGCGATGAGAGCGTCCGTGAGATCGCCGGTCGCCTTCGCGAGAAAGGTATCCGTTCGGTCGCGGTTTGCCTGCTGCACGCCTACAAGTATCCGCAGCACGAGAAGCGCGTGGCAGCTCTTCTTCGTGAGGAGAATCCGGACATATTCGTGTCGATTTCGTCCGAGGTTTGCCCGGAAATGCGCGAGTTCGACCGGGCGTCGACCACGGTCGTCAATGCCTATACGCGTCCGCAGATGGCCGGACACGTCGCCCACCTCGAGCGAGAGTTTGGGCGGCAAGGAATCGATCGTCAGGTTCTTTGGATGACTTCCTCAGGTGGTCTTGTTCCCAGCCGCCGCGCTGCCGAACTGCCGGTTCGGCTGATCGAGTCGGGGCCGGCCGCCGGTGCGGTCGCAGCCGCCGAATTCGGGCGTGTGGCCGGCGAGACCAGCGTTTTGTCCTTCGACATGGGCGGCACGACGGCCAAGCTCTGCCTGATCCCGAACGGGGAGCCCAATGTCGGCACCGATCTCGAAGTCGCCCACTACCAGCGCTTCCGCAAGGGGTCCGGCTTTCCGCTGAAGATTCAGTCGATCCAGATGATCGAGATCGGCGCGGGCGGCGGATCGATCGCAGCGAAAAACCCTCTCGGCCTGCTCGATGTTGGCCCGCATTCGGCCGGTGCCGTGCCGGGGCCAGCAGCCTATCAACGCGGCGGCACCCAGCCGACCGTGACGGACGCCGACATCCTGCTTGGCTATATGGGCACCGGTTCCTTCGTCGGTGGTTCCTTCAAGGTCTCCAGGGAGGCCGCCCACGAGGCGATGGACAGGCTCGCCACCTCGCTTGGTGTTTCGGTTGAGCGTTGTGCTTGGGGTATCCATGATCTCGTCAACGAATCCATGAGCAAGGCGGCTGCGATGCATGCCACCGATCTTGGCGTTGACCCACGTTCGCTGCCGATGGTGGCGTTCGGCGGCGCAGGACCGGTCCATGCCTATGGAATTGCCCGCAAGCTCGGAATCAAGCGAATCATCTGCCCGACCGGCGCGGGTGTCAGCTCGGCGATCGGTCTCCTGATCGCTCCGGTGGCGGTCGATCTTTCCATGAGCCACCCGATGCCGATAAATTCCTGGGATAGTGACGAGATGAACCGGATCCTGGACGAGTTGGCCGCCCAGGGCGGGGAAGTCGTCTCGGCCGCGGGTGTCGCGAAGGAAACGATCACGAACCGGTTTACCGTCGACATGCGCCATGTCGGACAGGGCCATGAGATCACGGTTACCTTGCCGGATCGCAAGCTGCCCAGGGACGAGTTCCTGAAGAAACTCACCGACAACTTCTTCAAGCTCTATCGCGAATTGTTCGGCCGAACCGTTGCCGCTTCCGTCGAGGTCATCACCTGGCGTCTGCGGGCAAGCGGTGAGAAGGACCAGGTAACCCGTCCGCACCAGACGCAGCTCGCTGAAGCCAGG
- the nac gene encoding nitrogen assimilation transcriptional regulator NAC, which produces MSVDFRKLRSFVKIIDTGSVSRAAAILRTAQPALSQQIASLETHFKHKLLIRSNVGITPTEAGLILYRHAQLMLKQLDQAQIDINQAATSVAGRVSIGLATYSTSSSLSLPLLREMKSRHPQIILHINDSFGQILSELIMTGKMDMALIYASDPIKGVTLQPLFKEEMFLVSPPDTPLPGGKGDALPVGALSEMPLLLPSKNHLLRRLIDDALARARATPDVISEIESVPALSAAVLDGLGSTILPASVVTATPSFAGAQVRALTRPVIDATVSLCISDHLPLSEPALAARAVLLEIVGQMTGSQHPGIRPV; this is translated from the coding sequence ATGAGTGTAGACTTCCGAAAGTTGCGAAGCTTTGTAAAGATCATCGATACCGGCAGCGTATCGCGCGCAGCCGCAATCCTGCGAACGGCCCAACCCGCATTGTCGCAGCAGATCGCGTCGCTCGAAACCCATTTCAAGCACAAGCTCCTGATTCGCAGCAATGTCGGAATAACGCCCACCGAGGCGGGCCTCATTCTATATCGTCATGCCCAGCTTATGCTGAAGCAACTTGACCAGGCCCAGATTGACATCAATCAGGCAGCAACTTCGGTAGCCGGCCGGGTCTCCATCGGGCTTGCGACCTATTCGACATCCAGTTCCCTCTCCTTACCGCTGCTACGGGAGATGAAGAGCAGGCACCCGCAGATCATTTTGCACATCAACGACAGCTTCGGCCAGATCCTCAGCGAGCTGATCATGACCGGCAAGATGGACATGGCATTGATCTATGCGTCCGATCCGATCAAGGGCGTCACACTCCAGCCGCTGTTCAAGGAGGAGATGTTTTTGGTTTCTCCACCCGATACTCCGCTACCTGGTGGTAAGGGCGATGCACTGCCTGTCGGGGCGTTGAGTGAGATGCCTCTTCTGCTCCCAAGCAAGAACCACCTGCTGCGCCGTCTCATTGACGATGCTTTGGCCCGGGCGAGAGCGACCCCGGACGTCATTTCCGAAATTGAATCGGTGCCCGCGCTCAGCGCGGCCGTCCTCGACGGCCTGGGATCGACCATTCTTCCGGCTTCCGTCGTGACGGCGACGCCCTCATTCGCCGGTGCACAGGTACGCGCGCTCACCCGGCCAGTCATCGATGCCACAGTTTCATTGTGCATTTCGGATCATCTTCCCCTGTCGGAACCGGCTCTTGCCGCCAGAGCGGTCCTGCTCGAAATCGTTGGACAGATGACCGGCAGTCAACATCCGGGTATCCGCCCCGTTTGA
- a CDS encoding aspartate transaminase yields the protein MSNFVAASRVARIKVSPSTAASARARELKAAGKDIVDMTVGEPDFDTPENVKAAAHAAIERGETKYTAVNGTPALRKAIIGDFERRLSLSYADNEICVGGGAKQILFLALMASVENNAEVIIPAPYWVSYPDMVIANDGKPVIVECPQEQGFKLTPEALEAAITPKTLWLILNAPSNPTGAAYSRKELEALGDVLLRHPHVFVLSDDIYDQVWFRDEPMTTLVAAVPALKDRVLLTNGVSKSYAMTGWRIGYAAGPALLIAAINKLQSQMSSCPSSISQAAAAFALSADQAFVRDSVKIYKERRDYACGRLNAIPGLSCRLPDGAFYLFPNCAGVIGRKTPDGKVIESDLDFVLYLLDGVGVAALQGAAYGLSPYFRLSIATSMDAIRQACDRIESAVRSLQ from the coding sequence ATGAGCAATTTCGTGGCCGCGTCGCGCGTGGCGCGCATCAAGGTTTCGCCGAGCACTGCCGCATCCGCTAGAGCGCGTGAGTTAAAGGCGGCCGGCAAGGACATCGTCGACATGACGGTTGGCGAACCCGATTTCGACACGCCGGAAAATGTGAAGGCGGCCGCACATGCCGCGATCGAGCGGGGTGAGACCAAATACACTGCCGTCAACGGTACGCCGGCCCTTCGCAAGGCGATCATCGGAGACTTCGAGCGCCGCTTGTCGCTAAGCTATGCCGACAACGAGATCTGCGTTGGCGGCGGCGCCAAGCAGATTCTCTTCCTGGCGTTGATGGCGAGCGTGGAGAACAACGCCGAAGTCATCATTCCCGCCCCATACTGGGTATCCTATCCCGACATGGTCATCGCCAATGACGGCAAGCCGGTGATCGTCGAATGCCCGCAGGAACAGGGGTTCAAGTTGACGCCAGAGGCGCTCGAGGCGGCGATTACCCCCAAGACGCTGTGGCTCATCCTGAATGCGCCATCAAATCCCACAGGCGCCGCCTATAGCCGCAAGGAATTGGAGGCGCTTGGCGACGTGCTCCTCAGACATCCGCATGTGTTCGTTCTTTCGGACGATATCTACGATCAGGTCTGGTTTCGCGACGAGCCGATGACGACACTGGTGGCAGCCGTCCCGGCATTGAAGGACCGCGTGCTTCTGACCAACGGCGTGTCGAAGTCCTATGCGATGACGGGCTGGCGCATCGGCTATGCGGCGGGGCCGGCACTATTGATCGCCGCAATCAACAAGCTGCAATCGCAGATGTCGTCGTGCCCGTCGTCGATCAGCCAGGCCGCCGCCGCATTTGCGCTCTCTGCCGATCAGGCTTTCGTCCGCGATAGCGTGAAGATCTATAAGGAGCGGCGCGACTATGCTTGCGGCCGCCTCAATGCGATCCCCGGTCTTTCCTGCCGGCTGCCGGATGGCGCCTTCTATCTCTTTCCGAACTGCGCCGGAGTGATTGGCAGGAAGACCCCGGACGGCAAGGTGATTGAAAGCGATCTCGACTTCGTTCTCTACCTGCTCGATGGCGTCGGCGTTGCTGCCCTGCAGGGTGCGGCCTACGGTCTGTCGCCGTATTTCCGTCTTTCGATCGCCACCTCCATGGATGCGATCCGGCAGGCCTGCGACCGCATCGAGAGTGCCGTCCGGTCGTTGCAATAA
- a CDS encoding ABC transporter ATP-binding protein has protein sequence MAANSNLSIQGLRAGYGNLDILNGVDLDVPSGQFVALMGPNGAGKSTLLKTLYGMTTIKGGSIGWHDKNIAGYKSRAILGEGISFVPQGRCNFPLMTIDENLQMAAYTLRDAKVKADRDYVYELFPILKTRRTTLAGNMSGGEQQLLEVAMAVLQRPKVLLVDEPSVGLSPAAIGVVFDELLRLHAAGMTILLVEQNTKKAMEVAQRAVILRLGKVIWDGLPKDITHEELGELFLTGKMRGEVEAAH, from the coding sequence TTGGCGGCTAATTCCAACCTTTCGATCCAGGGCCTTCGGGCCGGCTACGGCAACCTGGATATCCTCAATGGCGTCGACCTGGACGTGCCCTCCGGTCAATTCGTGGCACTCATGGGGCCAAACGGCGCCGGCAAGTCGACGCTGCTCAAGACCCTTTACGGCATGACGACGATCAAGGGCGGGAGTATCGGCTGGCACGACAAGAATATTGCCGGTTACAAGTCGCGGGCGATCCTGGGGGAGGGCATATCCTTCGTGCCCCAGGGACGCTGCAACTTTCCGCTGATGACCATCGACGAGAATCTGCAGATGGCGGCCTACACGCTTCGCGACGCAAAAGTGAAGGCCGACAGGGATTATGTCTACGAGCTTTTCCCGATCCTCAAGACACGACGGACGACGTTGGCCGGAAACATGTCCGGCGGCGAGCAACAGCTTCTGGAGGTCGCGATGGCCGTCCTCCAGCGGCCGAAGGTACTCCTGGTCGACGAGCCGTCGGTCGGTCTGTCCCCAGCGGCGATCGGCGTCGTCTTCGACGAACTCCTGCGGCTTCACGCGGCCGGAATGACCATTCTGCTTGTCGAACAGAACACCAAGAAGGCGATGGAGGTGGCGCAGCGCGCCGTCATCCTGCGCCTCGGCAAGGTGATTTGGGATGGCTTGCCCAAGGACATCACTCACGAGGAGCTGGGCGAACTCTTCCTGACCGGAAAGATGCGCGGCGAGGTCGAAGCTGCACACTAG
- a CDS encoding ABC transporter ATP-binding protein, with protein sequence MTSHLPILQINNLSKSYGAVKAVNDVTMHIERGEIAGLIGPNGSGKSTFFDCSTGLARPDSGTVILDGQDITGWSLNRIAREGRMLRSFQKTVTFRSLDVEENLIIAGQMFTFPSLLSTFSLGGKSRNRVAALRERAHDLIKMAGLWDVRHQPAGNLSGGQQKLIQFASMLMPEPKLILLDEPMAGINPKIIERVVETILYANRSLGVSFLVIEHNIDVVTSICQRVIVLDQGIKLVEGLPHDIIQDQRVREAYLGG encoded by the coding sequence ATGACATCCCATCTTCCCATTCTGCAGATCAACAATCTCAGCAAGTCCTACGGTGCGGTGAAGGCGGTCAACGACGTGACCATGCATATCGAGCGTGGCGAGATTGCCGGCCTCATCGGTCCGAACGGATCGGGCAAGTCGACGTTCTTCGATTGCTCCACGGGTCTTGCGCGGCCGGATTCGGGGACCGTTATTCTCGATGGGCAGGACATTACCGGCTGGTCGCTGAACAGGATCGCCCGGGAAGGCCGGATGCTCCGCTCCTTCCAGAAGACCGTTACCTTCCGGTCTCTGGACGTCGAGGAGAACCTGATCATCGCCGGACAGATGTTCACCTTTCCCTCGCTGTTGTCGACGTTCAGCCTCGGCGGGAAGTCGAGGAACCGTGTCGCCGCGTTGCGGGAGCGTGCGCACGATCTCATCAAGATGGCCGGTCTGTGGGATGTGCGGCACCAACCGGCTGGCAACCTGTCGGGCGGCCAGCAGAAGCTGATCCAGTTTGCCTCGATGTTGATGCCGGAGCCGAAGCTCATCCTCCTCGATGAGCCGATGGCGGGCATCAACCCAAAAATCATCGAGCGGGTCGTTGAGACCATCCTCTATGCAAACAGGAGCCTCGGCGTCAGTTTTCTGGTGATCGAGCACAATATCGACGTCGTGACCAGCATATGCCAGCGCGTGATCGTCTTGGACCAGGGCATAAAGCTCGTCGAAGGACTGCCGCACGACATCATTCAGGACCAGCGTGTGAGGGAGGCTTACCTTGGCGGCTAA
- a CDS encoding branched-chain amino acid ABC transporter permease, translating to MSLIETTSQPRRRDLRIPLAMLLITVALAAPYVGSRYMTHALIIALIFMLPAHGLNLLIGYTGLLSLAQAAFFGIGAYASGLLAVHYGTPFYVNLLAAAAIAGGLAMPLGIPALRLRSTSFVMCTLGFVIIGQAIAKNWISLTRGDMGLSSIPKPYFALGPWSFTVSGTTNFYYLALAVGALATVLVWAIVRSPAGRNMVAIRENETLAESVGIPTWRYKLIVFMVSAAFAGAGGSLYAYYLTVVSPLTFQMYYSTTVLIIVLGGGAGTISGTIIGSLLFVGLTEALRITPELRMIAYGLCLLVLVFWFKKGFAPLINRFWGMIGGVK from the coding sequence ATGTCACTCATCGAAACGACATCACAGCCACGGCGGCGCGATCTTCGCATCCCGCTTGCGATGTTGCTGATCACCGTTGCTCTGGCGGCGCCCTACGTCGGCAGCCGCTATATGACCCATGCGCTCATCATCGCCTTGATTTTCATGCTCCCTGCGCACGGGCTGAACCTTCTTATCGGCTACACCGGTCTGCTCTCGCTTGCGCAAGCCGCGTTCTTCGGCATCGGTGCCTATGCGTCGGGCCTGCTCGCCGTGCATTACGGCACACCCTTCTACGTCAATCTGCTGGCGGCGGCGGCCATTGCCGGCGGCCTGGCCATGCCTTTGGGAATTCCGGCGCTTCGTTTGCGCTCCACCTCCTTCGTCATGTGCACGTTGGGTTTCGTCATCATCGGGCAGGCGATTGCGAAGAACTGGATTTCGTTGACGCGTGGCGATATGGGCCTTTCCAGCATTCCGAAGCCCTACTTCGCCCTCGGCCCATGGTCGTTCACTGTTTCCGGCACGACCAACTTCTACTATCTCGCACTGGCCGTCGGGGCTCTCGCAACCGTGCTGGTCTGGGCAATTGTCAGATCGCCGGCGGGACGGAACATGGTCGCGATCCGCGAAAACGAGACGCTTGCCGAATCCGTCGGCATTCCGACATGGCGCTACAAGCTGATCGTCTTCATGGTCAGTGCAGCCTTTGCCGGCGCCGGTGGCAGTCTGTACGCCTACTATCTCACGGTCGTCAGCCCCCTGACGTTCCAGATGTATTATTCCACCACCGTTCTCATCATCGTACTTGGTGGTGGCGCGGGGACGATTTCCGGCACGATCATTGGAAGTCTGCTCTTCGTCGGCCTGACCGAGGCGCTTCGGATCACGCCGGAGCTGAGAATGATCGCTTACGGTCTCTGCCTGCTGGTGCTCGTCTTCTGGTTCAAGAAGGGCTTTGCTCCACTGATAAACCGCTTCTGGGGCATGATCGGAGGTGTGAAATGA